A genome region from Aliivibrio salmonicida LFI1238 includes the following:
- the trpB gene encoding tryptophan synthase subunit beta — translation MAKLDAYFGEYGGQYVPQILVPALDQLEQAFIDAQADEDFRAEFMTLLQEYAGRPTALTLCRNLTKGTKTKLYLKREDLLHGGAHKTNQVLGQALLALRMGKKEIIAETGAGQHGVATALACALLGLKCRVYMGAKDIERQSPNVFRMELMGAEVIPVHSGSATLKDACNEALRDWSATYETAHYLLGTAAGPHPFPTIVREFQRMIGEETKMQILAREGRLPDAVIACVGGGSNAIGMFADFIKEENVRLIGVEPAGKGIDTDQHGAPLKHGKTGIFFGMKAPLMQDEHGQIEESYSVSAGLDFPSVGPQHAHLNSIGRAEYGSVTDDEALEAFQILAKGEGIIPALESSHALAYALQMAHSEPEKEQLLVVNLSGRGDKDIFTVHDILKEKGEI, via the coding sequence ATGGCAAAATTAGATGCCTACTTCGGCGAATATGGTGGTCAATACGTACCACAAATTTTAGTTCCTGCACTTGATCAACTTGAGCAAGCCTTTATTGATGCTCAAGCAGACGAAGATTTCCGTGCCGAGTTCATGACACTATTGCAAGAATATGCGGGTCGCCCTACCGCTCTTACCCTTTGTCGTAACCTAACTAAGGGTACTAAAACTAAGTTATACCTAAAACGTGAAGATTTACTGCACGGTGGCGCGCACAAAACCAATCAAGTATTGGGTCAAGCACTGCTCGCTTTACGTATGGGTAAAAAAGAAATCATCGCTGAAACAGGTGCCGGTCAACACGGTGTAGCAACGGCTCTTGCCTGCGCATTGCTTGGCTTAAAATGCCGCGTTTACATGGGTGCTAAAGATATTGAACGTCAAAGCCCGAATGTATTCCGCATGGAATTAATGGGCGCAGAAGTGATCCCCGTTCATTCAGGTTCAGCAACACTAAAAGATGCCTGTAATGAAGCATTGCGTGATTGGTCTGCAACGTATGAAACTGCCCACTACCTATTGGGCACTGCTGCGGGTCCTCACCCATTCCCAACCATCGTTCGCGAATTCCAACGCATGATTGGCGAAGAAACTAAAATGCAAATCCTTGCTCGTGAAGGTCGCCTTCCTGATGCCGTAATTGCTTGTGTCGGTGGCGGCTCAAATGCAATAGGTATGTTTGCGGATTTCATCAAAGAAGAAAATGTAAGACTGATTGGTGTCGAACCCGCAGGTAAAGGCATTGATACCGACCAACACGGGGCACCATTAAAACATGGAAAAACCGGTATTTTCTTTGGTATGAAAGCGCCATTAATGCAAGATGAACACGGTCAAATTGAAGAATCTTATTCTGTTTCTGCGGGTCTTGATTTTCCATCAGTTGGTCCACAACACGCTCACTTGAATTCGATTGGCCGTGCTGAATACGGCTCAGTAACCGATGATGAAGCACTCGAAGCATTTCAAATATTAGCAAAAGGCGAAGGCATTATTCCGGCACTGGAGTCTTCTCATGCGCTTGCTTATGCATTACAAATGGCACATTCAGAGCCAGAAAAAGAACAACTATTAGTGGTAAACCTATCTGGTCGTGGTGATAAAGACATTTTCACCGTTCATGACATCCTAAAAGAAAAGGGAGAAATCTAA
- the trpCF gene encoding bifunctional indole-3-glycerol-phosphate synthase TrpC/phosphoribosylanthranilate isomerase TrpF — MTQQLSEHISVENTQMAEVLVKIVKDKVIWVSERKETQPLDSFQNGLTASDRSFYKALKTGNTEFILECKKASPSKGLIRQDFDLNYIASVYNNHASAISVLTDEKYFQGSFDFLPIIRDQVNQPILCKDFMIDTYQVYLARHYGADAILLMLSVLDDEQYCELAAVAHSLSMGILTEVSNEEELHRAVALEAQVIGINNRNLRDLSTDLNRTKELAPLLPKDTTIISESGIYNHQQVKDLAKHATGFLIGSSLMSEENLELAARKVILGENKVCGLTSIEDAKAVYNAGAVYGGLIFVEKSPRFVSLETAKTITQATTLNYVGVFQNETLKNIVKTANDLSLSVIQLHGNESEDYITELKQQLPTTCQVWNVISVSDDAQSISLPQSVADKVLVDCKVGSQTGGTGVSFDWNKLPHNNIILAGGLSLENTKTASQLGCFGLDFNSGVETTPGKKDHKKLSAVFSALRNY, encoded by the coding sequence ATGACACAGCAACTGTCTGAGCATATCTCAGTAGAAAACACACAAATGGCAGAAGTACTTGTAAAGATCGTCAAGGACAAAGTCATTTGGGTTAGCGAACGCAAAGAAACTCAACCTCTTGATTCGTTCCAAAATGGCTTAACGGCATCTGATCGCAGCTTTTACAAAGCATTAAAAACAGGCAACACTGAATTCATTCTTGAATGTAAAAAAGCCTCGCCATCTAAAGGGTTGATCCGTCAAGATTTTGATCTCAATTACATCGCATCAGTGTATAACAATCATGCCAGTGCAATCTCAGTACTCACCGATGAGAAGTATTTCCAAGGCAGTTTTGATTTCTTGCCAATCATTCGTGACCAAGTCAATCAACCAATTCTATGCAAAGACTTCATGATTGACACTTATCAAGTTTATTTAGCTCGTCACTACGGCGCAGATGCAATTCTATTAATGCTTTCTGTTCTTGATGATGAACAATACTGTGAATTGGCGGCCGTCGCCCACTCTTTAAGTATGGGTATTTTAACCGAAGTCAGTAATGAAGAAGAGTTACATCGTGCAGTGGCATTAGAAGCTCAGGTTATTGGTATTAATAACCGTAATCTTCGTGATTTATCTACCGACTTAAACCGTACCAAAGAATTAGCACCTCTTCTCCCTAAAGACACAACCATCATTTCTGAATCGGGGATTTACAACCATCAGCAAGTGAAAGACTTAGCAAAGCACGCGACAGGATTTTTGATTGGCAGTTCATTAATGTCGGAAGAAAACCTAGAGCTTGCTGCACGAAAAGTTATTTTAGGGGAGAACAAAGTCTGTGGCCTAACGTCAATAGAAGATGCGAAAGCGGTCTATAACGCAGGCGCGGTGTATGGTGGATTAATCTTTGTTGAGAAATCACCTCGGTTTGTTTCTCTTGAAACAGCAAAAACCATCACCCAAGCCACCACATTAAACTATGTGGGTGTATTTCAAAATGAAACGCTTAAAAACATCGTGAAGACAGCAAATGACTTATCTTTGTCCGTCATTCAACTTCATGGAAATGAGAGCGAAGATTACATTACTGAACTAAAACAACAATTACCAACAACATGCCAAGTGTGGAATGTTATTTCTGTGTCAGATGATGCCCAAAGCATTTCACTTCCACAAAGTGTTGCTGATAAAGTACTGGTAGATTGTAAGGTTGGTTCTCAAACTGGAGGAACTGGTGTTAGTTTTGATTGGAATAAACTGCCACACAATAACATCATTCTTGCCGGTGGATTAAGCCTTGAAAATACGAAAACAGCCTCACAATTAGGGTGCTTTGGACTCGATTTCAACTCTGGAGTAGAAACGACTCCAGGGAAAAAAGATCATAAAAAATTAAGCGCCGTATTTAGCGCATTACGAAATTATTAA
- the trpD gene encoding anthranilate phosphoribosyltransferase, whose translation MEAIFNKLYSQVSLSETESQILFDAIIKGELDPILLTAALTCLKIKGETPNEIAGAAKALLKNANPFPRPDYDFADIVGTGGDGSNTINISTTAAFVAAACGLKIAKHGNRGISSKSGSSDLLDSFGINLAMSAEDTRKAVDDLGVAFLFAPHYHGGVRHAMPIRQTMKTRTIFNILGPLINPARPNIELMGVYDESLVRPIAETMVNMGMKRAAVVFGSGLDEVAIHGPTTVAEIINGEIKEYTLTPEDFGLETHPLDAIKGGEPEENKAIITDILTGKGTDAQLGAIAVNVSLLMRLFGHEDLKANAQKAIDAMNSGKAFTLVQQLAARG comes from the coding sequence ATTGAAGCCATTTTTAATAAGCTATACAGCCAAGTTTCTCTTTCAGAAACTGAGAGCCAAATTCTATTTGATGCCATCATCAAAGGTGAACTTGATCCAATCCTATTAACCGCAGCGCTAACGTGTTTAAAAATTAAAGGCGAAACGCCAAATGAAATCGCTGGGGCCGCAAAGGCATTACTTAAAAACGCGAATCCATTTCCTCGTCCTGACTATGACTTTGCGGACATTGTAGGTACTGGCGGTGATGGCTCAAACACAATCAATATTTCTACTACGGCCGCATTTGTTGCTGCCGCGTGTGGATTGAAAATTGCAAAACACGGTAATCGTGGCATTTCAAGTAAGTCGGGATCATCTGATTTACTGGATTCGTTCGGCATCAATTTAGCAATGTCAGCAGAAGACACTCGTAAAGCCGTTGATGACTTAGGTGTTGCCTTCTTATTTGCACCGCACTATCACGGTGGTGTTCGACACGCGATGCCAATTCGCCAAACCATGAAAACCCGTACCATCTTTAATATTCTAGGTCCATTGATCAACCCTGCTCGTCCTAACATCGAATTAATGGGTGTGTACGATGAATCTCTTGTTCGCCCGATTGCTGAAACCATGGTTAACATGGGCATGAAACGCGCTGCAGTTGTCTTTGGTTCTGGTCTTGATGAAGTCGCTATTCACGGTCCAACAACCGTAGCAGAAATTATTAATGGCGAAATAAAAGAATACACACTAACCCCAGAAGATTTTGGCTTAGAAACTCATCCCCTAGATGCGATTAAAGGGGGAGAACCAGAAGAAAATAAAGCCATTATTACTGACATTTTGACAGGTAAAGGCACTGATGCACAATTAGGTGCGATAGCCGTAAATGTATCGTTATTAATGCGTTTATTTGGCCATGAAGATTTAAAAGCCAATGCACAGAAAGCCATTGATGCAATGAACTCTGGCAAAGCATTTACATTAGTTCAGCAATTAGCGGCACGAGGATAG
- a CDS encoding aminodeoxychorismate/anthranilate synthase component II: protein MTHIVLLDNFDSFTYNLVDQFRSLGYPVTIYRNSLSAIAFEDAVTKLENPVVVLSPGPGAPSEAGCMPDVIQRLKGKVPMIGICLGHQAIVEAYDGIVAGAGEIVHGKSAMMTHNQHAIFDGLPNPLSIARYHSLVATKVTKQLTVTATVDDLVMAVIQEEDKVCGFQFHPESILTTQGEQLLINTLNWALDITQSHSENKE from the coding sequence ATGACTCATATCGTATTACTGGATAATTTTGACTCCTTTACTTACAACCTTGTCGATCAGTTTCGCTCACTTGGTTACCCTGTAACTATATATCGAAACAGTTTATCTGCGATAGCATTTGAAGACGCGGTCACTAAATTAGAAAACCCTGTTGTTGTATTATCCCCGGGGCCTGGTGCCCCATCAGAAGCAGGTTGCATGCCTGACGTTATTCAGCGCTTAAAAGGCAAAGTTCCGATGATAGGGATTTGTCTTGGTCATCAAGCCATCGTTGAAGCGTACGACGGCATTGTCGCTGGTGCGGGTGAAATTGTTCATGGTAAATCAGCCATGATGACACATAACCAACACGCCATTTTTGATGGATTACCAAATCCACTTTCTATTGCTCGTTACCACTCTCTTGTTGCCACTAAAGTTACCAAGCAATTAACAGTAACGGCAACGGTTGACGATTTAGTTATGGCGGTCATTCAAGAAGAAGATAAAGTGTGTGGGTTTCAGTTTCATCCCGAATCCATTCTCACTACGCAAGGCGAACAACTTTTAATTAATACCTTGAATTGGGCACTCGATATCACTCAATCCCATTCAGAAAATAAAGAATAA
- a CDS encoding anthranilate synthase component 1, translating into MQSSHSKDGQLELLCLEVPYVSDPTELYSTLCANQAMSLLLESAEVDSKQNLKSLMLIDAAVRIHCFDKIVTLEALTKNGEALLKTLRLSLPSSLVDLISSSVLKLHFPEINQDLDEDSRLRELSSFDALRFIQNQFDLTGLPSNALFLGGLFAYDLVANFEQLGSAETTNKCPDYLFYIAESLLVIDHQTKTSTVQGSIFTKEPAIKQNISTRLEAINVFCSEPHTLPDAPILDRCEALPSVSDEDFCQTVLDLKEYVIRGDVFQVVPSRRFTLPCPAPLSAYRELKIGNPSPYMFYLQDRDFTLFGASPESALKYCKDSNQVEIYPIAGTRQRGKNNDGSINYDLDSRIELELRCDTKENAEHMMLVDLARNDVARISAPGTRYVADLLKVDRYSHVMHLVSRVVGQLRGDLDALHAYQACMNMGTLTGAPKIRAMQLIRDVEKTRRGTYGGAVGYLTGDGHMDTCIVIRSAYVEDGIAQVQAGAGVVYDSHPQAEADETRGKAQAVISAIQKAHLASQKAKEKN; encoded by the coding sequence ATGCAATCATCACACTCAAAAGATGGTCAGTTAGAATTACTTTGCCTTGAGGTACCCTACGTTTCCGACCCAACGGAATTGTATTCGACACTGTGTGCAAACCAAGCCATGAGCTTGTTACTTGAGTCTGCTGAAGTTGATTCAAAACAAAACCTAAAAAGCTTAATGTTGATTGATGCAGCAGTCCGTATTCATTGTTTCGATAAAATCGTTACTCTTGAAGCATTAACGAAAAACGGAGAAGCATTATTAAAAACATTACGTCTTTCTCTTCCTTCTTCGTTAGTTGATTTGATTTCCAGCTCGGTACTTAAGCTTCATTTTCCAGAGATTAATCAAGATTTAGATGAAGACAGTCGCCTAAGAGAGCTTTCTTCTTTTGATGCATTACGCTTTATCCAAAACCAATTCGATTTGACCGGATTACCGTCAAATGCACTCTTTTTGGGTGGTTTATTTGCTTATGACTTAGTGGCAAATTTTGAACAACTAGGCAGTGCAGAAACAACCAACAAATGTCCTGATTACCTATTTTATATTGCAGAATCTTTACTCGTCATAGACCATCAAACAAAAACATCGACAGTACAAGGCTCTATATTTACAAAAGAGCCAGCAATCAAACAAAACATATCGACTCGTTTAGAAGCTATTAATGTTTTTTGTTCAGAACCTCACACCTTGCCTGATGCTCCAATATTAGATCGTTGTGAAGCTCTTCCAAGTGTCTCTGATGAAGATTTTTGTCAAACGGTTCTGGATTTAAAAGAATACGTTATTAGAGGCGACGTATTTCAGGTGGTTCCATCTCGTCGCTTTACGCTTCCTTGCCCTGCGCCGCTTTCTGCTTACCGAGAGTTAAAAATCGGCAACCCAAGTCCTTACATGTTCTACCTGCAAGATCGTGATTTTACTTTATTTGGGGCTTCTCCTGAGTCTGCGTTAAAATATTGTAAAGACAGCAATCAAGTCGAAATTTACCCAATAGCAGGGACTCGCCAGCGTGGGAAAAATAACGATGGTTCAATTAATTATGACTTAGATAGCCGTATTGAATTGGAATTACGTTGTGATACCAAAGAAAACGCAGAACACATGATGTTGGTGGATCTTGCTCGAAATGACGTAGCTCGAATTTCAGCCCCTGGTACAAGATACGTTGCTGATTTATTAAAAGTCGATCGCTACAGCCACGTAATGCATTTAGTTTCTCGTGTTGTTGGACAGCTACGAGGGGATCTTGATGCCCTTCATGCTTATCAAGCGTGTATGAACATGGGGACCTTAACAGGCGCCCCTAAAATTCGAGCAATGCAATTAATCCGTGATGTAGAAAAAACACGTCGTGGAACTTATGGTGGTGCCGTTGGTTATTTAACGGGTGATGGCCACATGGATACTTGTATCGTTATTCGCTCTGCTTATGTAGAAGATGGCATAGCTCAAGTTCAAGCCGGTGCAGGGGTCGTTTATGATTCTCATCCACAAGCTGAAGCAGATGAAACACGAGGTAAAGCTCAAGCCGTTATCTCTGCAATTCAAAAGGCGCACCTTGCATCACAGAAAGCAAAGGAGAAAAACTAA
- the rnm gene encoding RNase RNM gives MKIDLHSHTTASDGRLSPTELVERAVNFDVKVFAITDHDTVAGLAEAHKAIKEKDLPLHLIDGIEISTLWSNKDIHVVGLNLDINHPELLALIEQQEARRIARAEKMAERLERAGYPGALEGAKALANGGTLTRAHFGKWLVDQGYAKTMQAVFKKFLTRNNIGYVPPEWCSIEEAVEVIHNAGGKAILAHPGRYNLTAKWIKRLLAAFVEAKGDAMEVALPQQGVQERRVLADYAIHFDLLVSQGSDFHYPSPWTELGRNLWLPAGVVPVWQDWALPTFE, from the coding sequence ATGAAAATAGACCTACATAGTCACACAACTGCGTCAGATGGACGCTTATCACCGACAGAATTAGTAGAAAGAGCGGTGAATTTTGATGTTAAAGTTTTTGCTATTACCGATCACGATACGGTTGCTGGTTTAGCTGAGGCCCATAAAGCGATAAAAGAGAAAGATCTGCCATTGCATTTAATTGATGGCATTGAGATCTCTACGCTGTGGAGCAATAAAGATATTCACGTCGTGGGGTTGAATTTAGATATTAATCATCCTGAATTATTAGCGTTAATTGAGCAACAAGAAGCTCGCAGAATTGCGCGTGCAGAGAAAATGGCTGAGCGTCTAGAAAGAGCGGGTTATCCCGGAGCTCTGGAAGGGGCAAAAGCACTTGCTAACGGTGGGACTTTAACTCGTGCTCATTTTGGTAAATGGTTGGTTGATCAAGGTTACGCAAAAACCATGCAAGCGGTTTTTAAAAAATTCTTAACTCGAAACAATATTGGATATGTTCCACCAGAGTGGTGTTCTATTGAAGAAGCGGTTGAGGTAATACATAACGCAGGAGGGAAGGCAATATTAGCCCACCCAGGCCGCTATAATTTAACTGCAAAATGGATTAAGCGTTTACTTGCTGCTTTTGTTGAAGCAAAAGGGGACGCGATGGAAGTCGCTTTACCACAGCAAGGGGTTCAAGAGCGCCGAGTACTTGCTGATTACGCGATTCATTTTGACTTATTAGTGTCACAAGGTTCGGATTTCCATTATCCATCCCCGTGGACCGAATTAGGCCGAAATTTATGGTTACCAGCAGGGGTTGTTCCTGTATGGCAAGATTGGGCTTTACCTACATTTGAATAG
- a CDS encoding L-threonylcarbamoyladenylate synthase — protein sequence MSQFFYVHPDNPQARLISQAVAIIRDGGVIIYPTDSGYALGCQIENKQALERICQIRRLDDKHNFTLVCRDLSELSIYARVDNTMFRLLKNNTPGAYTFIFKGTKEVPRRLMNPKRKTIGMRVPDNKIALDLLEALGEPLMSTTLILPGNEMAEADPEAIRDQLEHAVDLIMNGGYLGEQPTTVIDFSDDDIKIARVGAGDPSPFE from the coding sequence ATGAGTCAATTTTTTTATGTACACCCTGATAATCCACAAGCACGTTTAATTAGCCAAGCTGTTGCTATTATTCGTGATGGTGGTGTGATTATCTACCCTACAGACTCAGGCTATGCACTGGGTTGTCAGATTGAAAATAAACAAGCGTTAGAGCGAATTTGTCAGATCCGACGATTGGATGATAAGCATAACTTTACGCTGGTATGTCGCGATCTTTCTGAGTTGTCTATTTATGCTCGTGTAGATAACACTATGTTTCGTCTATTGAAAAATAATACACCAGGCGCATATACCTTTATCTTTAAAGGGACAAAAGAGGTGCCACGTCGCCTTATGAATCCAAAACGTAAGACGATTGGTATGCGTGTGCCTGACAATAAAATTGCTTTAGACTTACTTGAAGCTCTTGGTGAGCCATTAATGTCTACCACGTTAATCCTTCCTGGAAATGAAATGGCAGAAGCTGACCCAGAGGCTATCCGTGATCAATTGGAACATGCAGTTGATTTGATCATGAATGGTGGCTATTTAGGTGAGCAACCAACGACAGTGATTGATTTTAGCGATGATGATATCAAGATTGCGCGTGTTGGCGCTGGCGATCCTAGCCCGTTTGAATAA